DNA from Sulfurimonas gotlandica GD1:
TGAAAAGAAAATACTTTCAAACAAGTTCGCTGAAGCTAATCTAGAGCAAAGTTATCTTGGGCAGATCGGAAAATTTTCTGAACCGATTTTTGCACCATTAGGTTTTGACTGGAAGATGAGTGTTGCTCTTCAAACTGGGCTTGCTGCAAAAGAAGTTGTTGTATCGACTCTAGGTGTACTTTATGCTCTTGGAGATGATGTAGATGAAGAGAATAACTCTCTTATTAATGCTATTAGTAAAAATATATCTTTTGCATCTGCAATAGCATTTATTGTTGTTATTATGATTTATCTGCCATGTTTAGCAGCATCTATTGTTTTTACTCGTGAAGCAGGAGGGATAAAGTATTTCTTTTACCTTTTTGCATTTACATCTGTTGTAGCTTATTCACTTTCATTTATAGCATACAATATAGCTTTGATGTTCTCTTAACCAGCTATTAGTTTATCTCTGTTAAAATCTCACATGAAAAAAATATTAATGATTGAAGATGACTTAGAATTAGCAGAGATACTAACAGAGTATCTTGAGCAGTTTGAGTTTGAGGTTATCACAGAAGATGACCCTTTTAAAGCTGTAAGTATATTAAAATTGGAGCCATTTGATTTAGTAATCTTGGACTTGACACTTCCAGGAATGGATGGTTTGGAAGTTTGTGAAGCAATTCGTGAGAGACAGGATATTCCTATAATCATATCATCAGCAAGAAGTGATGTTACAGATAAAATAAAAGCACTTGAGCTTGGTGCTGATGACTACTTGCCAAAGCCATATGACCCAAGAGAACTAGAAGCAAGAATTCACTCAGTTCTTAGACGTTACGCGGCAAAATCTGAAGCAAAAGAAGAGTCTAAAAGTGACTTTAAATGTGATACCTCATCTATGATGATTACATATAAAAGCAGAAATATAGACCTTACAAACGCAGAATTTGGAATACTTGCTTATATGATTGCTAAACAGGGACTGGTGGTCTCAAGAGAAGACCTTATCCATAACGTAAATGCTATAAATGAAGACTCTTCAAACAAAAGTATAGATGTTATGGTTGGAAGAATCAGAAATAAACTAGGCGATAAAACTCTTATAGAGTCAGTTCGTGGTGTTGGATACAAGTTACTTAAGTAATAATGAAAAAACACGCCGTTCTCATAACTGTACTTTTTGCACTAGCAGTTACACTTGTTAGTGTTAGTGCAGTTTTCTGGGAATTTTACAAACTTAATAAGCATCAATATATAGACCATATCTTCTCAAAACACGAAACAATTACTCAGATATATCGTGAACACCTTCAGAAAAATACTTCACAAATCATGCTTGAAGCAAACTTGGCAGTCTATAAGTTTGTAATAGAAAATGATGAGAATGAAAAAAAAAGAATTTTAGAAAATTCAAAACTATTAAAACATAAAAATTTTAAAAGAGTCGATGAAGCTATTATGTTAAACAATCAAGGTCTTTACACTCAAAAAGTTGTTCGTGATCTTAGAATATCAATGGTTGAATTAAGCAAGACTATATACTTTTATATAGAGTCTCCTATTGGCTCTGTTATGATTCAAGATGAAGAGTTAAAGCCATATAAATACTATTCAATTGCATACTCATATTTGACAATTATATTAATTATTTCTATCTCATTTGTACTTATTTTACAAAGACTCAGACCACTTATTCGCCTAAGAAGAAAGATTGCTCTTTTTGGAAACGGAGATATGAATATCTCTTTTAAAACTTCAGGAAGTGATGAGATAGCACTAGTCTCAAATGAACTTGAATCAACAAGAGAGAAGATTAATTCATTGCTAGATTCTAGAACACTATTTTTGAGAAATATTATGCATGAGCTAAAGACACCAATTGCAAAGGGAACTATTGCTACTCAGATGCTTCGTACTACAAAAGAAAGAGATAGATTTAGTTCTATTTTTGGCCGTTTGGAGACGCTTGTGGAAGAGTTTGCTCTTATTGAAGAAGTAACAAGTGTGCATGATAAGAGCGACTTTAAAGAATACAGACTTATTGACATTATAGACGGAGCTATTGATATGGCTATGATTGATAGAAGCAGTGTAACGATAGATATAGATGCCATGCCTAAATTGATAGTCAGCTACAGATTATATACAACAGCGATAAAAAATATGATAGATAACGGTATCAAATACTCCCCAGATTCTCATGTAAAAATTTTGATAATAAATAATGAATTGTGTTTTGAGAGCAAGGGTGAGTGTATAGCGCATCCACTTCAATACTATATAGAACCTTTTACAAAAGAAAATCCATCAAAAAATAGCTTTGGTTTGGGACTTTATCTAGTTGACTCTATTTTAAAAGTGCATGAGCAGGTTTTGGCGCATGAGTATGATAATGGAGTTAATCGTTTTATTTTTGCATAAGTTTTTATCTGTAAACTATTGTAATGAATAAAGTAGATAAAAATATTAAAATTTTACTTATTGTTTTTTTTGCATTCTCGTTCTTTATTTTTGGCTGGATTAGTCACTCCGCTTATAAGCCTGGAAACAGAATAGAGAAGCCATCAGTTTTAGATGAGATAAAAAAGACAAAAATTCTTAATGTTGTCTTATTAAATGCCCCTTCAACCTATTACATAGGAACTGATGGGGCACAGGGTTTTGAGTATGAGCTACTTCATTCTTATGCTGAGCATCTTGGTGTGACTCTAAATATTACTACTGCAAATACAATAAAAGAGGCTATAAAGTTCTCTAAACTTCCACATATACATATTACTTCAGCATCTCTGGCTAAAACTAAAGCTCGTGAGAGAACTTTTAACTTTGGACCCTCCTATTTTGAAGTTCAAGAACAGGTTATTTGTAATCGTGGGATGCTAGGTAGCGGAAAGTTCCCAAGAGATGTGGAAAGTCTTGCCGGACTTAGTATCACAGTAGGTGATGGAACTAGTTATAGTGAAACTATAAAATCATTGCAAGAAGATGGTTTTGACATAAATGCAACACTTGATTCAGAGCTCTCAACAGAAGAGCTCTTAGAACAGGTAGCATCTCATAAGATAGACTGTACTATAGCGGATTCAAATATTTACGCACTAAATCAGAGATATTTTTCAGGGATTACACAAGCTTTTGTTATAAGTGAAAGAGAACAGTTGGCATGGGTATTAGCGGAAAATTCAAAAGAATTAGCAGCTGATATGTATTCGTGGTTTAATGGTTTTAATCAAAGTGGTAAATTAGCACAGCTTAAAGACCATTACTACAGCTATGTACTTTTCTTCGACTATTACGACAACAAAATGTTTTATAAACGTGTAAAATCAAGACTACCAAAATATAAAGAATATTTTGAAAAGTATGGAACACGCTATGGAATTCCTTGGACTGTTTTGGCAGCACAGTCCTATCAGGAGTCACATTGGAACCCAAAAGCAAAAAGTTTTACAGGAGTTAGAGGCTTGATGATGTTGACTCTTCGTACTGCGAAATTACTTGGTGTAAAAAACCGTCTAGATCCTGAGCAAAGTATAAAAGGTGGAACAAGACATCTCAATCAGATGCTAATTAATGTTCCCAAAGAAGTAGAGGGTGAAAACCGCCTAAAATTTGCACTTGCTGCTTACAATATTGGAATGGGACACATAAAAGATGCGCAAGATCTAGCTAAAAAGATGGGACTGAACCAAAATATATGGAGTGATTTGAAACAAGCTTTACCACTTCTTTCTCAAAAGAGATATTACCAAAAATTAAAACATGGGTATGCAAGAGGAAGTGAGCCTGTTCGGTATGTTGATTCAATATATGACTACAGAGATATCTTACAAAACATTAATGAAGACGAAGATGAAGATGAAGATGAAGAAGAAGAGAAAAAGTAGTTTTTCCTCTCTCTTGTTTTGAGGTTTAAAGTACCTCACCATCTTCACCCTCTTTACCAGTTGCAAGAGCGCTTAAAAAACTTTCCATGTCATATTTTACTCTATACTCTGGAGTCATAATATGAATAAGTATATCTCCTAAATCAACAACTATCCAATCACCACTCTCATCAACATTGTTAAATTTCTCAGCAGGTTTAAGATCATCTTTTAGGTGATTTAGTAGAGCAGCTGTATGTCTTGGTCCCAGTGATGAAGCAATGATTGCATATTCAACGAAATAATTTTTGGCTCTTAAGTCAAAAACCTCTATTCCCTCAGCTTTGTTTTTGTCTAAAGAATTAGTGATATTATCAATTCTATTTTGCATTTTGTTCCTTATAATATTTTTCAATTTCAATCGCACATTTTTGTGGCAATTTTCTTTTATCTATCTTCTGTCTTAAAGTGGTTGATGAGATGTCTACATCTACACTTAGTTTCATAAAGCCCTTTGGTATTTCTAGAGATTCTCTTGAAGCAACTATAAAAGTTACTAACTCTTTTAGCTCACGGTAGTCCGTCCACTTATGAAGAGTTTCAAGATTATCAGCTCCAATAGTGAGATATATCTTTTTGTATGTTTTCAAAAGATACTTTACACTCTCTATTGTTGGGACTTTCTCAGCTTTTGAGACTTCAAAATCACTAATCTCAACATTTTTGTAATCAGAGAAAATCTCTCTTAGCCACTTTAGTCTTAACTCAGAAGGGGCATAAGATTGTGATTTAAAAGGATTTAAATATGTTGGCATGACGATGACTTTGTCAATCTCTTTTATGTTCAGTAAAGCCCTGACAATTGCCTCATGAGCGATGTGAGGTGGATCAAAAGATCCGCCAAATAGTGCAATAGTTTCCATAGGCTTCCCAAATTTAAAGCGAATTATAGCTAGTTTTAGATAAAATAATACAATTTTTTTAATTTTAGGAAATATAATGGCACTTAAAATAGCAATTAATGGATTTGGTAGAATTGGTCGTTGTGTAGCTCGAATAGCAGCTACAAGAAGTGATGTTGAAATTGTAGCTATAAATGACATGGCTAGCATGGACATGATGCTTTATTTATTAAAGAATGATTCTGTTCACGGAACATTTAAGAGTGAGATAGAGCAAATTGATGAAAACAACATCAGTATTGATGGACAAAATATTAGAATTTTTAGTGATCGTGATCCAATAAACTTAAGTTTTGCTGATTGTGGTGCTGATATGGTTTTAGAATGTACAGGTGTGTTCTTAACTCAAAAATCTGCTCAGGTTCACATTGATAACGGTGTTGAAAAAGTTCTTTTTTCAGCTCCTGCAAAAGATAAAGAGACTCCAACATTTGTAATGGGTGTAAATGAAAATGAGTACGATGGTCAAAAAATCGTTTCAAATGCTTCATGTACAACAAACTGTTTAGGTCCTGTAGCAAAGGTTTTAGATGATGCATTTGGAATTCAAAAGGGTCTTATGACTACTATTCACTCATATACAAATGATCAGAATATCTTAGATGTTAAACACTCATCAGACAAAAGACGTGCAAGAGCAGGTGCTATTAATATGATTCCTACAACTACTGGTGCAGCAAAAGCAATAAGCCTTGTAATGCCTCAGCTTCTAGGTAAGCTTCATGGACAAAGTGTTCGTGTTCCAACTCCTGATGTTTCTATGGTTGATTTAAACGTTGTCATATCAAGACAAACTACAAAAGAAGAAGTGACGGCAGTGTTTAATGAGATGGCAGATACTAAACTAAAAGGCCTTTTACTGATGGACAAAGAGATGAGAGTATCTCAAGACTTTGTTGGATCTACATACAGCTCAATTGTTGCAGAAGATTTAACTCAAGTCATTGGTGGCGATATGGTTAAAATTATGGCTTGGTATGACAACGAGTGGGGTTATTCAATGAGACTTATTGATATGGCTCTTCACATTAGTAAATAGGACAAAAATTGGAACTATTAAATATTAAAAACCTAGATTTAGCAGGTAAAAAAGTTTTCATAAGATGTGATTTTAATGTACCGATGGATGAGTTTGGAAATATCTCCGATGATAGAAGAATTCGTTCAGCAATTGCGACTGTAAACTATTGTTTAGATCAAAATTGTGCAGTTATTTTAGCATCTCATTTTGGTCGTCCAAAGGGTGAAGTAAATGAAAAATACTCTTTAGTCCCTGTAGCCAGAAGAATTCAGCATCTACTAAAAAGAGATGTTGTGATGGCTAAAGATGTTGTTGGTGAAGATGCAATGGCTAAAGCTTCTGTACTTAAAGATGGAGAAGTTTTACTTTTAGAAAATCTTCGTTTTGAAGCAGGTGAGACTCAAAATGATGCAGAATTTTCTAAAAAGCTTGCTTCTATGGCAGATTTCTATATCAATGATGCATTTGGTGTAAGTCACCGTGCACACGCTTCTGTTGAAGGTATTACCCATTTATTTGACAACAAACATAAAGCAGCCGGTTTTTTACTGGAAAAAGAGATTAATTTCTTTGGTAAACTCATTGATGCCCCTGTACGTCCGTTTGCTGCGATTGTAGGCGGTTCAAAAGTCTCAGGTAAACTAGAAGCACTTATAAACCTACTTCCAAAAGTTGATAAGATCTTTATCGGTGGCGGTATGGCATTTACATTTTTGAAGCAGATGGGCTATAACATAGGTGCTTCTCTTGTAGAAGATGACCTTCTTGAAGATGCTCAGCATGTTATGGATGAAGCAAGAAAACTTGGTGTTAAATTTTATCTGCCGGTTGATGTAATAGCAGCTGAAAAATTTTCTGCAGATGCAGTTAGTAAAATTGTTACAGCACAAGAGATACCTGATAATTGGATGGGTCTGGATATTGGACCTGCAACAGTAAGGCTTTACAGAGAAGGGCTTAATGATGTCCAAACAGTTCTTTGGAATGGACCAATGGGTGTTTATGAGATGGAGAAATTTGCAAGAGGTTCTAGTAAAATAGCTCACTTTGTTGCAGATAGCTATGCTACGACTGTTGTTGGCGGTGGTGACACTGCTGACCTTGTTCAACGTGTAGGTGTTGATGATGAGATGAGTTTTATCTCTACTGGCGGTGGAGCTTCTTTAGAACTATTGGAAGGCAAGATTTTACCAGGTGTAGCACCATTAGTAATTGAAAAAAAGGCATAAAATGATTATAGCTGCAAATTTAAAAACAAATTTAACTCGTAAACAAACATTAGAATATGTAAATGAATTAGAGGATTTTTTAAATAAAAACAATATTTCTCAAGAAGTTTTAGTTTTTCCTGCAGCATCTTCACTTAATGCTCACAGTGGAAAAGTAATAATTGGCGCTCAAAATGCTTATGCTACCGCAAATGGAGCATATACCGGTGAAATAGGGCAGGACCATTTAGATGAATTTGGTATAAAAACTATTCTGATTGGTCATAGTGAAAGACGTCATATCTTAGGTGAATCTCAAGAAGAACTTGTAAAAAAGTTTAACTACTATAAAGAGTTAGGCTACAAAATCATTTACTGTGTTGGTGAACCTTTAGACGTACGAGAAGCTGGATATGAACCAATGATAGAGTACATTTCAGATCAGTATGAAGGTATAGATACAAATTATGAAAATCTAATTATCGCCTATGAGCCAGTCTGGGCGATTGGTACAGGTCTTACACCTACACTAGAAGAGATAGAAGCAACACATAAAGATTTAAAGAAAAAATCACCTGCACCGCTTCTTTATGGAGGCAGTGTTAAAGTTACAAATGCAAATGATGTTTTAGAGTTGCAGAGCGTAGATGGGATACTAGTTGGAAGTGCAGCACTTTATGTAGAGCACTTTTGTACAATGTGTGAATATGCACAAAAAATTGAAAATAAAAACTAAGGATAAAATGTATGATAATGAAGGGTAAAAAAGGTCTAATCGTAGGTCTTGCAAATAATAAATCAATAGCTTATGGAATCGCAAAATCTTGTGCTGACCAGGGTGCAGAAATGGCATTTACATATTTAAATGATGCACTTAAAAAAAGAGTTGAGCCAATTGCTAAAGAGTTTGGGAGTGATAAAGTTTATGAACTAGACGTATCAAATGAAGAACACATGGCAGGAATTGCAGAACTAATAGAGAAAGATTTTGGAAAGATTGACTTTTTGGTTCACTCTGTTGCATTTGCACCAAAAGAAGCACTTAGCGAGCCTTTTATTAAAACTACAAAACAAGCATTCCAAATTGCTATGGATATATCTGTATACTCTTTAATAGACCTAACAAACCGATTAGAGTCTGTTTTAACTGACGATGCTTCAATCTTAACTCTTTCATATCTTGGTGGACCAAAATACATTGTTAACTATAATGTAATGGGTGTTGCAAAAGCTGCATTAGAATCAACTGTCAGATATATGGCTGTTGATCTAGGTAAGAAAGGTCAAAGAGTAAATGCTATCTCTGCTGGTCCAATTAGAACTCTTGCTGCTGCAGGAATTGGCGACTTTAAACAGATTCTAAACTGGAATGAAATCAATGCTCCATTAAAGAAAAATGTTACGACTGAGCAAGTAGGTAATTCAGCTATGTATCTTTTAAGCGACCTAGCATCTGGTGTTACAGGTGAAGTTCATTATGTTGACAGTGGATACAATATTATGGGTATGGCAGCTGCTGAGACAACTGCAGAAGGTAAAACAGTTCTTTCATGGGATATGAAAGACTAATAAATATATATAAATAGTAAGAGTTTATTCTCTTGCTATTCCTCCCCCATTTAAATAACAATCAATAAAATGATGAAAAATTAATCAATAGTCTATATCTTTTATATCTAATATATGTAATAATTATTTCATCAAAACAAAGGAAACAAAATGAAATTTATTAAACTTAGTTTAGCAGCAGCTCTTGTTGTATCTGTAGCATTTGCAGAAGAAAAAAAATCTGATTTAGGTGTTAGTGCTAATGTTGCTATGGCAAGTAACTATGTATGGAGAGGTATGACTCAAAGTGCTGATTCACCAGCGATTCAAGGTGGAATTGACTTAGACTACAAGGGACTATATGTTGGGGCATGGGGGTCTAATGTAAAGTTTACAGGAAGTGATGCTTCAATGGAACTGGATGCTTATGCTGGTTATAAAAATGAAATTGCAGGCATAGGTTATAACATAGGGTATATCCAATATGCATATCCTAATGATTCTAAGGCTTTAAATTTTGGTGAGGCTTACATCGGACTAAGTTATGATTTTAAAGTAGTTGAAGTTAGTGCAAAATATAATCTAGGTATTAAAACAGATACTATAGATCCTGAAAATGCTTATGAAGGTGGTGTAAGTGTACCTCTTCCTATGGATATCAGTATAGATGCAACTATAGGTAACTATGAGAACACAGGAGTATATTACATTGCTGGAGTTAGTAAAAAAATTGATAAATTTAAATTTACTGTAGCTTATAGTGCTATGGATTATAAAGCTTCTACAACTAAAACAGAAGAAAATGTTATAGCAACTGTTTCTGCAAGTTTCTAATTAATTAAATATTTAACTCTCTTTTCCTGTTTTTAGGGAGTTAAATTTTGATATAATCTTCTCTATGTTACTTTTATCAAAAAAACTTTTTTATCTGCTATTTATGTTACTGTTAATTTCAGTAATTTCTTTTTTAGCTATTCATGCCGCACCAAATAGTTTCTTTGCAGCCGGAGAGTTAAATCCAAATATGACTAAAGAGGCAATAGAGCAGTTAAAAGCTGTGTATGGCTTAGATAAATCACTTCTTGGACAATATGTTGACTGGGTAAAAAATATAGCTACTCTTAATTTTGGCATATCATTTGTAAGTGGACAAGATGTAAGCGCAGAGATTTTCAAACGACTTCCTATTACATTAATAATGAATATAACAGCTCTTGTAGCAGTCTTTGTATTATCATTATATCTAGGTGTAAAAGCAGCATTAGAGTATGAGAAAAAGACAGACTATATTATTCGTCAAATTTCTTTGGTCTCTTTTTCGATGCCCTCTTTTTATTTGGCACTTATTTTTATAATATTTCTTTCATTAAATTTAGACCTATTCCCAATAGCCGGACTTCACTCAATAGAAGAAAAAACAGGTTTGGATTACTACATAGATATGGCTTGGCATCTAGTGCTTCCAGTTGGAGTTATGATATTTGTAGGACTTGGTAGTATGATAATCTATATACGCTCTTTAACATTAGAAATACTAAAGAGTGATTACTATTATTTTGCACTTTCCCGAGGACTTGATAAAAAGAAATTACTTCGCTATTACATACTTCCAAATCTTTTACCTCCTATTATTACTCTATTGGGTTTATCACTCCCAGGATTAATTGGTGGTAGCGTTATTTTAGAGTCTATATTTGGGATAGAGGGAATGGGACAACTATTTTTTATGTCTGCTCTAAGCAGAGATTATCCAATAATTATGGGTACTCTAATGATAACAGCATTTTTAACACTTTTGGGGAATATGATTGCGGATTTAATCCTATTAAGATTAAATCCGTATATGAAAAGAGGTTAGTTTATTGAATTAATTAAACAACGCTTCAAGTGCGTCAACACCATCTTTAGCTTCTTCGATCTCACCATCTTCTGTAGTTACAGTGTTGTTTTCAACAAGCTCTATATTTAATCCAGTAAGCATAGAAGCTAGACGGATATTAATACCGCTTTTACCAATAGCTTTTGATTTTTGATCAGCTGGAAGTGTGATGATTGCTTTTTCAGCTTCTCCATCTTCATTTCTAATGATTTCAACATGAGAGATAATAGCAGGACTCATAACACGAGATATAAAAAGTTCAGGAATTGTTGTGTACTCTACACAGTCAATATTTTCTCCTATTAACTCTTGGCTAACAGCATTAATACGAACACCCTTAACACCGACAGTAGCACCAACAGCATCTACTTGAGGGTGAGTACTAAGAAGTGCGATTTTGGCTCTCTCACCAGGAATACGTGCACTTCTCTCTACTATAACAACACCATCAGCAATTTCAGGAACTTCAAGAGCTAATAGTTCTTCTAAAAACTTAGGACTTGTACGAGAAAGTTCTATTTGGATGCCATTTTCTTTATCCAGATTAACACGGCGTACTACAGCTTTTAAGTGATCGCCTTTTTTAAATACTTCACCTTTAATACGGCTTTTCATTGGTAATATAGCACGAACTTCATCTACTTCTATATATGTAGCGTTATGAGAATCGACACTAGTTACACGACCTGTTACAAGTGATCCGATTTTTGATTTATATTTGTTAAAAAGTTCATCTTCTACAAGTCTTTGAATATGGTACTCAATTTCACGGTGAAGCTGAGAAGCTCCAGTTCTTCCGTATTCTTCGAGGTCATGAGGAACTTGTAGCTGATCTTCAAGTTCCACTTGATCATCATATTCTCTAGCGTCTGTAATAGATATGTACGCAGGGGCAACTTCTTCATCTTGAAGTCTTTGGTCATCATCTGCTAAAACAGTAATAGTTTGAACAATTTCGATGCTTTTTGTAGATTCATCAATACTTGCTTCAAAAGCAAAATTTCTATCAATAACTCTTTTTGCAGTTTGAACAAAAGCAGTTTTTAAAGCCTCTAAAACTTTCTCTGGTTGAAGCCCTTTTTCGTGAGCAATTGCATCAACAATATCTAAAATTTTTTCCATTAATATGTCCTAGTGAAGGTAATCTCATAAAAAACAGCTGCAATAATTGTGGGATTTCTTATGAAGTGGTGAAATTATAGCAAAAATAACTTTAATATGACTTTTAGTAGAGTTTGTATATAATGCAAGACTTTTATATAGTCAAGAATAAGGAAACATAATGGATTTAAAATTTGCTAGAACAGATATTGATACAAAACCAAAAAAAGCTGATTTAGAAAAAATCGAAGCAAGCGTTGAAAAAGAAGGAAGTGTAATTTTTTACTTCGATAGAGAAAACTCTCACAAAGATTTACTAGAACTTCAAGATTATTTTGAAGAAAAAGGTAAGAGTTTTTACCTTAGTGAAGTTAAATTCGGACTTTCTGATAACGAATATATGTACCAAGTACACATAATTAGCTAGAGATTATTTAATGAGCAAAAAGTTATTTATTGAGACATTAGGTTGTGCTATGAACTCTCGTGATAGTGAGCATATGATTGCTCAATTGACTGAAAAAGAGGGTTATGAAGCGATTAGTGACTTTAGAGAAGCTGACCTTATTTTAATAAATACATGCTCAGTTAGAGAGAAACCAGTCTCAAAACTTTTCTCGGAACTTGGTATTTTTAATAAAAAGAAAAAGCCAGGTGCTAAAATTGGTGTTTGTGGTTGTACAGCTTCTCATTTAGGTGAAGAAATTATTAAAAGAGCACCATATGTAAACTTTGTTTTAGGTGCGAGAAACGTATCTAAAATTACTGAAGTTTTACATAAAGACAAAGCAGTTGAAATAGATATTAATTATGATGAGAGTGAATTTGCATTTGATGATTTTAGAACATCTCCTTACAAAGCTTTCATTAATATATCTATTGGTTGCGACAAGGCTTGTACTTACTGCATCGTTCCTAAAACTCGTGGTGATGAGATATCTATTCCAGATGCACTTATTATTCGTGAAGCCGAGAGAGCAGTAGATAGTGGTGCAAAAGAAATTTTTCTTTTAGGACAAAATGTAAATAATTATGGTCGTCGTTTTTCAGGCGAACATGAAAAAGTTAACTTTTCAGAACTACTAAGAAGACTAAGTAAAATAGAAGGATTAGAGCGTCTTCGTTTTACTTCTCCTCATCCTTTTCATATGGATGATGAGTTTATAGAAGAGTTTGCGTCTAACCCTAAAATCTGTAAATCAATGCATATGCCGCTTCAAAGTGGTTCTACAAAAGTTTTAAAAGACATGAAAAGAGGTTACTCGAAAGAGTGGTTCCTGAATCGTGTTGAAAAACTTCGTGCTGAGTGTCCTCAAGTTAGCATCTCTACTGATATTATCGTTGCTTTTCCCGGTGAGAGTGATGAAGATTTTGAAGATAGTTTAGATGTTATGCGTCAAGTTAGATTCAATCAGATATTCTCTTTTAAATATTCGGCTCGTCCAGAGACTGAGGCTGAGCATTTTACAAATACTGTTGATGAA
Protein-coding regions in this window:
- the nadD gene encoding nicotinate (nicotinamide) nucleotide adenylyltransferase, with the translated sequence METIALFGGSFDPPHIAHEAIVRALLNIKEIDKVIVMPTYLNPFKSQSYAPSELRLKWLREIFSDYKNVEISDFEVSKAEKVPTIESVKYLLKTYKKIYLTIGADNLETLHKWTDYRELKELVTFIVASRESLEIPKGFMKLSVDVDISSTTLRQKIDKRKLPQKCAIEIEKYYKEQNAK
- the gap gene encoding type I glyceraldehyde-3-phosphate dehydrogenase — its product is MALKIAINGFGRIGRCVARIAATRSDVEIVAINDMASMDMMLYLLKNDSVHGTFKSEIEQIDENNISIDGQNIRIFSDRDPINLSFADCGADMVLECTGVFLTQKSAQVHIDNGVEKVLFSAPAKDKETPTFVMGVNENEYDGQKIVSNASCTTNCLGPVAKVLDDAFGIQKGLMTTIHSYTNDQNILDVKHSSDKRRARAGAINMIPTTTGAAKAISLVMPQLLGKLHGQSVRVPTPDVSMVDLNVVISRQTTKEEVTAVFNEMADTKLKGLLLMDKEMRVSQDFVGSTYSSIVAEDLTQVIGGDMVKIMAWYDNEWGYSMRLIDMALHISK
- the rsfS gene encoding ribosome silencing factor, translating into MQNRIDNITNSLDKNKAEGIEVFDLRAKNYFVEYAIIASSLGPRHTAALLNHLKDDLKPAEKFNNVDESGDWIVVDLGDILIHIMTPEYRVKYDMESFLSALATGKEGEDGEVL
- a CDS encoding response regulator transcription factor; amino-acid sequence: MKKILMIEDDLELAEILTEYLEQFEFEVITEDDPFKAVSILKLEPFDLVILDLTLPGMDGLEVCEAIRERQDIPIIISSARSDVTDKIKALELGADDYLPKPYDPRELEARIHSVLRRYAAKSEAKEESKSDFKCDTSSMMITYKSRNIDLTNAEFGILAYMIAKQGLVVSREDLIHNVNAINEDSSNKSIDVMVGRIRNKLGDKTLIESVRGVGYKLLK
- a CDS encoding phosphoglycerate kinase, with product MELLNIKNLDLAGKKVFIRCDFNVPMDEFGNISDDRRIRSAIATVNYCLDQNCAVILASHFGRPKGEVNEKYSLVPVARRIQHLLKRDVVMAKDVVGEDAMAKASVLKDGEVLLLENLRFEAGETQNDAEFSKKLASMADFYINDAFGVSHRAHASVEGITHLFDNKHKAAGFLLEKEINFFGKLIDAPVRPFAAIVGGSKVSGKLEALINLLPKVDKIFIGGGMAFTFLKQMGYNIGASLVEDDLLEDAQHVMDEARKLGVKFYLPVDVIAAEKFSADAVSKIVTAQEIPDNWMGLDIGPATVRLYREGLNDVQTVLWNGPMGVYEMEKFARGSSKIAHFVADSYATTVVGGGDTADLVQRVGVDDEMSFISTGGGASLELLEGKILPGVAPLVIEKKA
- a CDS encoding ArsS family sensor histidine kinase, encoding MKKHAVLITVLFALAVTLVSVSAVFWEFYKLNKHQYIDHIFSKHETITQIYREHLQKNTSQIMLEANLAVYKFVIENDENEKKRILENSKLLKHKNFKRVDEAIMLNNQGLYTQKVVRDLRISMVELSKTIYFYIESPIGSVMIQDEELKPYKYYSIAYSYLTIILIISISFVLILQRLRPLIRLRRKIALFGNGDMNISFKTSGSDEIALVSNELESTREKINSLLDSRTLFLRNIMHELKTPIAKGTIATQMLRTTKERDRFSSIFGRLETLVEEFALIEEVTSVHDKSDFKEYRLIDIIDGAIDMAMIDRSSVTIDIDAMPKLIVSYRLYTTAIKNMIDNGIKYSPDSHVKILIINNELCFESKGECIAHPLQYYIEPFTKENPSKNSFGLGLYLVDSILKVHEQVLAHEYDNGVNRFIFA
- a CDS encoding triose-phosphate isomerase → MIIAANLKTNLTRKQTLEYVNELEDFLNKNNISQEVLVFPAASSLNAHSGKVIIGAQNAYATANGAYTGEIGQDHLDEFGIKTILIGHSERRHILGESQEELVKKFNYYKELGYKIIYCVGEPLDVREAGYEPMIEYISDQYEGIDTNYENLIIAYEPVWAIGTGLTPTLEEIEATHKDLKKKSPAPLLYGGSVKVTNANDVLELQSVDGILVGSAALYVEHFCTMCEYAQKIENKN
- the mltF gene encoding membrane-bound lytic murein transglycosylase MltF, whose protein sequence is MNKVDKNIKILLIVFFAFSFFIFGWISHSAYKPGNRIEKPSVLDEIKKTKILNVVLLNAPSTYYIGTDGAQGFEYELLHSYAEHLGVTLNITTANTIKEAIKFSKLPHIHITSASLAKTKARERTFNFGPSYFEVQEQVICNRGMLGSGKFPRDVESLAGLSITVGDGTSYSETIKSLQEDGFDINATLDSELSTEELLEQVASHKIDCTIADSNIYALNQRYFSGITQAFVISEREQLAWVLAENSKELAADMYSWFNGFNQSGKLAQLKDHYYSYVLFFDYYDNKMFYKRVKSRLPKYKEYFEKYGTRYGIPWTVLAAQSYQESHWNPKAKSFTGVRGLMMLTLRTAKLLGVKNRLDPEQSIKGGTRHLNQMLINVPKEVEGENRLKFALAAYNIGMGHIKDAQDLAKKMGLNQNIWSDLKQALPLLSQKRYYQKLKHGYARGSEPVRYVDSIYDYRDILQNINEDEDEDEDEEEEKK